The nucleotide sequence TGAAGCTGGCTGGGCTGGCTGCTAGAATAGAAATCCAGATACGTCCTCTGTGGTCTCTGAGAGCTGGGAAACAcatctggttgttttttttgtgaGAGGTGGCATTCAGTCTGGGCCCAGAAGGGTGGGTAAGATTTTACAGATACTTATGAGACACTCCATGCAGGGATGACTGAAGAAGCCCAGTATCGAGAATGTGTGAGGTAGGTTAACTGCTTTAACTTATCAACTCCTGGAGCCCTGGCGCATGTGAACTCTTGTCGTTAGATTATGTAAAAGCAGTAATACCACCTTTTAAAGAACTGTAAGCAACTACTAAAGCCACATGCTGTTCGTTCATTTGCTCTGAGTGTTACTGTTTGAGGTTCCCTTTTTCCATGTGAGTCAGACCCACTGGTCAGGTGGGCATTTTTCTGAGCTTTAGCAGCAGGGAAGAGACAGGGCTCCCTACAAGGGAGGTCACTCACACCTCAGGAAGCACAGGGCACCTTGATCCTGGCacactctgttttcttctctcgGGGTGGCTATTTCACTGGATTGGGAACTTGGGAAATTCAGTAATGTTTATCTCATTGAAGAGGTTGGTCTGTGTGAAGGTAGGCCAGGAAACACTTACAGCAACAGGATGTGAGAACGTGGAGGGAGGCGTGCAGTGAGCCTAACCAGTCCTCCCTCTCAGTATGAGGACAGACATGGCCACAGAGCCCAGGCTGTACTACATACTAGAGAGGCTCCCAGGGCGGGCAGGGCTCCTTGGAGCCTAGAAGGATGAGCTGCACCAGGTTTGGGTGCAGGGGTCCTGGCAGAGGGAAGGAGCCACAGGGGGTGCACTCCATTTGGGAGGACAGGTTAGACTAGGAAATGCTCAGCCTGAGGAACGAATTGAGGCCAGTCTGTGGGCCAGCACTTCTCCAAGTGCTGGGAGAAATTATTGGGAATTCTGCCAGTGCCTAGAGTGATATCTTTTCACTGGGCTTATCTCCTTTCTGAACCTGCAGGCAGCTTCTATCCCAGATTACCGGGGTCCTAATGGAGTGTGGACGCTgcttcagaaaggaagaagcattAGGTAAGCAGCCTAGCACAGCCTCCCCACCTAGTTGAGCAGGGACCTGACCCTGAAGCTCTCCTCGCCTTCATTTCCCTTCTACCTGGCAGTGCTGCTGACCTGAGTGAGGCCGAGCCGACCCTCACCCACATGAGCATCACCTGCTTACACGAGCAGAAGCTGGTAAGAGCCCAGGGTGGCTGGTGTACAGCCATCCTTCGGTATCCCCCCTTGGATACCAAAAGCTGAGGGTactcaagtcccttgtataaaatggcgTAGTGTTTGTATATAACCTGCACACCTCCCCCCCatactttattatttacttatttatttatttttaaaataaatttattttatttttggctgcgttgggtcttcgttgctgcgagtgggcttttctctagttgcgacgaccaggggctactctttgttgtggtgcgcgggcttctcactgcggtggcttctcttgttgcggagttcaggctctaggcgcgcgggctcagaagttgtggcgcacaggcttagtggctccgcggcatgtgggatcttcccagaccagggctcgaacccgtgtcccctgcattggcaggcggattcttaaccacttgccaccagggaagtccttcccacCCCCATGCTTTAAGTCATCTCTGAATTACTTGTAATAGCTAATAAAATGTCAGTGCTACTTAAATCGGTATAAACACAGTGTAAATGCTACACAGATAGTTGCCAGCATGtggcaaatttaagttttgctttttggaactttctggatttttttttccccgaatatttttcatctttggttggttgaatctgcggaAGTAGAACCGTCGGATACAGAGGGCTGATTGTACTAACTGGGTCCACAGCGAGGACCGGGAGGGCCACCTTGGTGCCCAGGTGACAACTGCATCCTACTTCCATCAGCCAGTGGACCCTGTGATGAGTGTCCACCAAGCAGTTTAGATTCCTGGTTTGAGCCTACCTCTACTCCTTCTGTGTTTCCTCTCCAAGAGTAGAGGGCAGCCTCTCCACTGAATCATCACATAGAGGGTCCACACAGGCCCAGAGCTCGTGAGGGTAGCCCCTTCCCCTTGTGTTTCTCTTGCATTTTTCCCACAGACCTCAGGAGCCACCTAGATACAGGGGAGGCTAGTAGGAAACCTGGAGATCCTCTGCTAAGCACCTGCAACCGAGTGGGGAAGGGGTCGAGCCTCCTGGGCCTTCAAGGACCTGAAGCATGATGACCCAAGAGAGCATCAGTTTGGGCCCCAAGCTCCTTTCCAGCCAAGAGGGGGCGGTGCAAACATTTGCCCTGCTGGGGGCTCCTAGGGCTTCTGAGTCGTTGGGGGCGGGCCCAGTGCCTTCCCCACCGGAGCCTCCTGAGTCCTGCTGGGACCAGCCTGCTGCCCTGGGTTTGCCTTCGATGCTTTGTGCAGGGTCGGAGTTGCCGCTGGTTTGGGGGCTCTGGGGCGGGCAGGGCTCGGTATGGTTTCACTCCTGAGTGCTGcttccccccttcctcctgctgACTGCCACTGTCGCCCTTCCAGGTGCAGCACGTGGTGTCTCAGAACTGTGACGGGCTCCACCTGCGGAGCGGGCTGCCTCGCACAGCCATGTCGGAGCTCCACGGGAACATGTATATCGAAGTGAGCGGTCCCTCTGGGACTCGGGGGCCTGGGCAGGCCAGTGGCTCCTGCTCACAGGGCGCTACTCTCCTCAGGTCTGCACAGCCTGCACTCCCAACAGGGAGTATGTGCGGGTGTTTGATGTGACGGAGCGCACCGCCCTACACCGACACCAGACTGGCCGCACCTGCCATAAGTGCGGGGCCCAGCTCCGGGACACCATCGTGCACTTTGGGGAGAGGGGGACACTGGGACAGCCTCTGAATTGGGAGGCGGCCACCCAGGCTGCCAGCAGAGCAGACACAATCCTGTGCTTAGGCTCCAGCTTAAAGGTATGCGAATGGCACCGTGGATGGGAACGGGTGAGCCAGCCCGCAGCTGGCCAGCTCAGCCTTAGACCCCAGCTTCCTGTAGCCTGCTtccctgggtgggtgggtgtgtgtgtgtgggggtgtgtgtgtgtgtgtgtgtgtgtgtgtgtgtgtgtgtgtgtgtgtgtgtgtgtgtggtctgtNNNNNNNNNNNNNNNNNNNNNNNNNNNNNNNNNNNNNNNNNNNNNNNNNNNNNNNNNNNNNNNNNNNNNNNNNNNNNNNNNNNNNNNNNNNNNNNNNNNNNNNNNNNNNNNNNNNNgtgtgtgtgtgtgtgtgtgtgtgtgtgtgtgtgtgtgtgtgtgtgtgtgtgtgtgtggtctgtcTGTCCATCCGTCCATTCCCGCAGGTTCTAAAGAAGTATCCACACCTCTGGTGCATGACAAAGCCCCCCAGCCGGCGGCCCAAGCTCTACATTGTGAACTTGCAGGTAACTCAGGTGCTCAGAGGTGCCTCCTTAGACCTGGGCCTTAGGAGAGCCAGCAATCCCTGGGACATTTATGTCCCACACTAAGGCACCACGGAGGTCTGGCTGAGTAGGGGCCAAGGCCAGCAGGCCATTGGGAAGGAGTGAGGTGTTGTCCTCACTTAACCTTCTCCTGTCCCCAGTGGACCCCGAAGGATGACTGGGCTGCTCTGAAGCTGCACGGAAAGTGTGATGACGTCATGCGGCTCCTCATGGATGAGCTGGGCCTGGAGATCCCCCGCTACAGCAGGTGAGGGGGCACAGGCACATCCCCCACTTCCCTGCCCCTGTGTGGATGGGTTGTGTCTGTTGTCTTTTGTGAGCTGAGTGTAGAGAAAGCTCTGAGCTGTGGCAGATGGCATCTGAGGCGTGACTGCAGTGTGGTGGCCTCTGCAGGGACCAGCCCCAGCATTGGCTGAGGTGTCCTGGCTGGCGTGATTCCTGCGGGGAGAGGGAATCTGCCAGGGTACGCCTGGATGTCCCCCTTCACCTCAGGCAGCCTGGACGGGAAGGTGCCTTGAAGGGATGTGCTCTCAGCAACTCTGCTCATCAGGATCTGGGTGCACTTGGCTTGGGGAGCTGGAATACTTTGGGGAAGCTTAAACAAATTGTGCCTTAATACAGAATTTGTGATAATttagatgtggtgtgtgtattgAGTGAAAAGTTTacactttctttctctgtgaattttCAGGGTCTTATAGGGGAAATCAATAACTTCTTTTAATCAAAGGGTTGGAGAATTAAGGATCCCTTCACCTTCTGGGCCTGGCAATTCTTGTATGTTATGTTTGTGGTGTTCTGTAATGTGGGCCTATTGtgtactgtacttttttttttttttccacattaacttagctcattttctttatcagtgCTTATCTGTATATTAAGTTTATGATATGTGGTTCTACATCTCAGTCAGACACATGATCTCTTCACGGTGTAGTGTTTAGGCCACGCCTCCCTAGTCAGCTTCCCTCCAGTCAAGTCCTGCATtctgggaaggggaagagggtcTGGTCTACCTGTCCCTGGCCGTACAAGTGAAAGGTGGGGCCCAGAGTTGGCTAGTGACTCACCCCTCCTGGGGCTACTGCCACCCTACCCCATGTGTGCACAGCCCCCTCAATCACCGACGAGGACTGAGTTCTGCAGAGGCTGGGCTAGCCTGGGTGCTGGCCTTTGAGTTACTCGCGGAGCTTACCCCTCTCGCAGATGTTCTGGAGCTACCACTGAGCAAAGCCCAGCCATGGTTAAGACGTGGGAGGGACGCAGGGTGACCTCAGTCAGCTTTCCCGTCCTGGGGCGGGTTGTGATTGTGAGAGGCTCCCAGGCATGCCTGACCCAGCTTTCCCTTTGCGTAGGTGGCAGGACCCCATCTTCTCGCTGGCCACTCCCCTGCGTGCGGGTGAAGAAGGCAGCCACAGTCGCAAGTCGCTGTGCAGAAGTCGAGAAGAACCTGGGCCTGGGGACCGGGGTGCACCACTTAGCTCAGCCCCTGTCCTGGGCGGCTGGTTTGGCAGGGGCTGCACCAAGCgcacaaaaaggaagaaagtaacgTAACCTGATGCTTGACCGAGAACAATGATGGCACTTTGCAAATGGCCGGGACTCTTGTTCAGGGGCAAGTGGCACTGTTAAGGCCAGGACTGCCCCTGGAATTCTCTGGGGGTGACGTTTTCACCCTGACATGTTTAGCCATTTGTCCTTGTGGAAAGCTCCCTTGCACTGCTGTGGTTGCCCCCCCCGCATGGGCCTAATGATGGAAGACACCTCGCCCAAGCAGCCTCTTCTAAAGAGGTGGCAGCCACACCCTCTGTGAAAAGAGGACTCGGGTTATTTCACACCTGGCCAGCTAAGAGGAAGCACACGGCTGCCTTACCTCATTCACTAGGCTAGTCTCAGGGGCCTCAACTCTATTTCTACCACTTCttactaaaaatgttaaatttatagAAGCCGCCTTCTGTATTGGGTATGCTGCAAAGGAGTGGTTTTTGAGCCTTGGCTCTCAGCAGgcctttttattgttattaaacaTCTCTGCACTGTCTTCCTCGTGTCACCGAGTGACTGCCTTTCtgaaggggtgggtgggagccGGCGCCTGGCGAGACTCCTGGAGGGGCGGATGCGCCCCACGTGGTCCTACCCCAACCGCCGCTCCAGGTGGGAGCTGAGGGCTGGTGGGCGCAGGCCATTGGCCGGGAGCGGAGGGGCGGGGCCCTGCCCGGCCGGGGCTCGCCGTTGGCCGCGCGAGGGAGGTGAGGGGGCGGGGCTccgcgcgcggggcggggcggcgctCGGCATTGGCCGTGAGAGGCGGGTGAGGCCCGCGTGACGGCGCGTGCGTGCGCGAGCTGCGGCGACTGAGAGTGGGGAGCCGGTCGTGCCGCGCCGCGGTTCCGGGGCCATGATCCGGAACGGGCACGGGGAGGCAGGCGGCGCCGAGCGGCCGGGCCCAGGGGGCAGGCGAGCCGTGCGGGTGTGGTGCGACGGCTGGTGAGCGCGGCGGGGGTCGGGGGTCGGGGGCCGCGGGCGGGGCCGCGGTGACAGCTGTGGTCGCCTTCGCCGGGGTCGGGTGGCCGGCTAGCGCGGGGCGGGCGGCGTCTCGGCCGCGTAGGACGCCTGGAACCCGGGCCACCGCGTCGGCGCGGGCAGCGCGGCTGAGGGTTGCTGGAGTCTCTGCGGATCCCTACATGAGCGCCTTCCCCGGACGCTCCTTCTCTCACGTTTGCCTTTAAGCGGGAGACCCGCCAGGCGGTCCCACCTGCTTAACTCGTGCACGATAGTGGCCAAAGTTGCGTGTCTAACCTTGATGACTTTAATCATTTCAGTGCCCTAGGAGCTCTCTTTCTCCGAAGGAGCCGTGCACCCAAAATGTCTTCCCAGAGTTCTCTCTGTCCGGCTCCCAGCTTGCCGGCACAAAACCAGGAAGGTTCTCCTAGGTACCTGGGCAAGCGTCAGCGCAGGCATTGCCCGATCTGTGTAAGACCCTAGTGAAGCCCCCAGGCTCCAGGGTCCAGCACTGGCTCCTACAGTGCCCAACTGTCCTCTCTTCTGGCAAGCCAGACAGCTGGAGTGGTGTTGAGATAGGTTTGAGGCTGTCAGCAGGCAGGAGGAAAGTGAATCTCTAGTGGTAACTTGACGTCTTGGATGCTTCCTCAGACCGTATTTgatggaagcagagaaagaaaaacatctggCTAGCCCAGGGCTTCAGCGGCCAGCAAGTGGGGCTGCCATACTCCTGGGCCTGCACCTGAGTCACCTTGTGGAGGGGGCGTGGCTTCCTGTCCGTTGACTCTGACCTTGGCCCTGACCAGGCCTGGCCCCTGTCCCAGCAGGCCACAGCCACAGGCCACAGTGACTGGGATACAGCCTGGACCCAGGTCCACCCTGCATTCTGTGCTGTGCACCCTCCTTCTGCCCAGCCTGTCCAGTGGGCACAAGGGCCTGCCAGGCTCCTGAATTTGGACTTCCCTCTTCCCTTAGCCCAGGACCAGAGCCCTGTGCCCCACAGGCTTGTCTGCTGGGGCCTGATGTGCTGGGGTGGGGCTAGCAGGTGGCGCTGAGTAGAATGGTTTTGTACACCTGGGTCACCTGGAGAAGCAAGGACAGCTCCACCTACTCAGAGAGCAATACAAGGCTGGGAAGAAGCAGAGTGAGCATAAGGGCCCCCCTCAGGGCCCACAGAGAAGTGGAGAGCCCCTCCGCCACACATGGCAACCCGAGTGGAGCTGCGGTGCTGTGTGTGGCCTTCAGCTGAGAGTTCACTCTTAACCAGGCCTGGATTTGAGGATGAAAGCTCTAGAACCAGGCGATAGGGAGGTGGTTGTTGGCCCCAGAGAGCAAATCCTGCCTGCTCCCCAAGGCCTCTGGAGTTTCCAGAGGCCTTGGGGAGCAGGCAGGATTTCTAAAGCCACTGACTGCCCTTGTTCATTGGCTGGACTTTGTTTCGTGTTGGCCCCCGGGACTGTCTGGCTGTTTCACGGTAGTACAGAGCCCAGTCCATCCCTGAACTAACGTTGGTTTCTATTACATCTCAAAGAGACTGCCCGTGACAGTTTGCatttgggaaggggaggggctgagggcagaGTGCTGTCCCaggtgtggggagcaggggctgttCTGTGCACTCATCAGCCCTCAGGTCCGCCAGGCCTTGTCCCCGGGCACAGCCATGCTCGCTCAGTCTGACCTTGAGCCCAGGGACCAGTAATGTGGAGAGCTGAGCACCCCGCCCCTCTGAAAGCCCAGGCCCAACTGGACCCTGGGAGCAGTTCCCCATGGTGGCTTCTCAGAGGGCTTCCTAAGGACACTGCAGAGGAGCAAGACTGCGCCCCCAACACTGGGATGATGGCCCTGCCCTCTCCACAGCTATGACATGGTACATTATGGCCACTCCAACCAGCTGCGCCAGGCACGGGCCATGGGTGACCACCTCATCGTGGGTGTACACACTGACGGTAAGTCGGGCTGCCaggcccaccctcctcccccacgCCCGTGACAGACGCCACAGGTCCCCGTGGTGGGTAAGGCCAGGCCCAGCCGTCCTCCCCAGAAGTGCAGCTCCACAGGCTCGCCCCAATCCCAGGCCAAGCCATCCAGAGCTTTCCCGTCTTGCATCCTGTCATGAGCTTGGGGGACAGGGGTGGTCTAGTGGATCAGTCCAGGTATGCCGCCCACTTCCTACCCCCTTCCTGGTTCCCAAGGCCTTTGAGGACAGAGCACCCAGCCATCAAAGGGAACCCCGGACCATGCCTGGAACTCTGgttggctgggggtgaggggcgTGCAGTTACCCAGCAAGTGCGTCCGCAGCGCCTGTACCGACCGGCTCACAGAGGACAGAGCAGGGCTGCTCCTTGTGCTCCTGCCTCGTGGGCTGAGGGCCCCATGAGAGACAGCCTCCCGCCGTGAGCCCTCATGTGGCCGCAGACCCTGCTCAATTCTGGGAGGGGACTTATGAGGAGGAGCCAGTGAGCCTGTGGCCAGCCTTCCAGGGGTCACCCACCTTGTCCTTTGCCCTCTTCTCTTGCCCTAGAGGAGATCGCCAAGCACAAGGGGCCCCCAGTGTTTACTCAGGAGGAAAGGTACAAGATGGTGCAGGCCATCAAGTGGGTGGACGAGGTGGTGCCAGCAGCCCCCTATGTCACCACGCTGGAGACGCTGGACAAGTACAGCTGCGACTTCTGCGTCCACGGCAGTGAGTCAGCAGGGCAGAGCCCGGGCCAAGGGACTTGGGCAGCTCCAGACCTGACCATCAGAGGGGCGTCCAGAGGTGCCGGCCTCCTCACACTTTGGGGAGCGCAGAGCCCTTTGAGAGTCTGAGGAAGCTCTGGGTCCTTCCCCAGAAAGGAGCGCACGCACATCAGGGCAGGCCTGGAGCGGGGGTGTGAGCCTGGAGGTCTTCATGGCTTTGGATTAAGATCCTTGTTCTCGTGTGCGTGTCACCCCTTAGATGACATCACACTGACTGTAGATGGCCGGGACACCTACGAGGAAGTGAAGCAGGCTGGGAGGTACAGGTAAGCTCTACTTGCCGAGTGCCCCACTTTTCGAGGAGCGGGGCTCCCAGCTCCCATCGAGCCCCTTCTGCCTGTGAGGGCAGCATCCGGGCCGTGGCCTGTTTCTCGTGGCCTGGACTGGAGCTGGGGGGATGCCATACATCTGCACCacccagtacagtagccactggccacgGGCGGCTGCTAAGCAGGGGAAACGTGGGGTATGACTGGGGAACTGGCTTTTATTTGAGTCACTTTAATTGAAAAGGCCAGTGTGGCCAGCGGCTCGAGTGGGGCAGTGAAGTCTGGGGTTCCCTTGGCAGGGAGTGTGTGGTGAGGGAGGACCTGGGCGTCAGTGGACAGAACAGGACCAGAGCCACCCCTGTATGGCCTGCTCACCCCGAGACTGCGAACTTGGTGCTTGGTGACAGCATTCTTCTGTCCAGTCATTTCCTTTGCTTGATAAAATTTCGGTGGTCCCTCCACTCTCCTGGTCTTGGTTTTTTGCTGTGGCTGAGAGTGGTGAGGAGACACCCGGGTCTGTGCACAGCATGGCTGGGGGCTGGACCATGGTAGACTCAGCCACAAACGGAGTTGCCCTTAGGTGGGGCAACTTAGGTGCCCGTAGGAGGTGCAGCCTTGCAGGTGTGTCCCAGGATGAGAGCCCCAACCCCACCTCTTTTCCCAGAGAATGCAAGCGCACCCAGGGGGTGTCCACCACAGACCTCGTTGGCCGCATGCTGCTCGTGACCAAGGCCCATCACAGCAGCCAGGTGAGTCTTTGGGGGCCAGAGCAGAATCCCCGAGGtcccagggctgggagggagggatcGCCTACCCCACCCTTGCCCCTCAGTGGGCACTAGGACAGCAAGCTTCGATGTCCTGGGGTTGGTTGCGTCTGGAGGGCAAGGCCCCTCAACCCCCTACCCTTCCGTGCAGGAGATGTCCTCTGAGTACCGGGAGTACGCAGACAGCTTTGGCAAGGTGAGTGTCGCCTGTGCTGTCCGGGCCGCtgcccaacccccaggccacccCTGGGGAAAGGCTGGCCTGGAGCCTTGCCCTCTACCCTGCTCCCTGCTTTCTGGACACTGACTGGGTACTGACCACCAGTCTTGCTGGCTGGCTGGTCCCAGCAGCCACTGCGTGGAGGAGGAGTGAGGACTGCCCGCGAACGAGGGGTCTCTAACCAGGTGGCctggttctctctccctctgtagCTCTCTCACCCGACACCCTCCAGGGAGACACTTTCCTCAGGCGGCTCCTCCCAGGTGACCAGACGGTGGCCTCAGGGTGCCAGGTCCCCACGAGGGCCGTGTCCGCTGGCCTCTTCCTAGCGGGTTCGTTGCAAGGCCAAGGTGGTGTTGGCTGCAGCGCCTGCTGTGGCCATGGGGCAGAACCCCAGTCCCACCGGCCATAGCGGCCCCGCCCAGCCTGGTCGTGGTGTGAACCAGGCACCTGCCAGCCAGCCCTCGGCATCCCTGCCTGAGATGTCTGCCTGGAAACAACAGCAGAGCGACAAGCGAGTGGCAGGCTGTGGCTAGAGCTTTGGAGTCCCAGCCTATAGCCCCCATACCTGCCCCCGCCATCTCACACCTGTGCCTCCCAGAGCAGACTGACAGGCGGATGCGGGCAGGCCCAAGGATGGGCACAGGCAAGGGACGTGCCTGCGAGGCCTCTGTCGCTGACCAGCTTGTTCTCGGCTTACAGTGTCCTGGGGGGCGGAACCCTTGGACAGGGGTGTCCCAGTTTTTACAGACATCCCAGAAGATCATCCAGTTTGCTTCGGGGAAGGAGCCCCAGCCAGGGGAGACGGTCATTTACGTGGCTGGTGCTTTTGATCTGTTCCGTATCCTCTGGGACTGGCTGGGGGGTTGTCCCTGCCCCAGGCCTTTTCTGTGCGTTTCCACATCTGCCCCAGTGGGCTGTGGGGGCTAGAGGGGCCTCCCTGACTCTCGGAGGTCCAGGattggggtggggtgcaggggcaCCGCTATCAGCATGGAGAGGCATGAGCAGGTGGGTGGGAAGGTACCTGTCTGAGCCCCTGCTTCTGCGGGCGGCCCCTCCTCGTTGCTTCCTCGGTCCTTAACCTGGGCGCAGACATCGGGCACGTGGACTTCCTGGAGAAGGTACATGGCCTGGCGGAGAGGCCCTACGTCATCGCCGGCTTGCACTTTGACCAGGTCTCCCCCTGGGCAGCTGGTAGCATGGGGGCTCTGGAGGGGCTCCTAGGGTTGGGGTTGGGCACAGGCGAGGCAGAGGTGGCAAACTTGGGCCTCTTCCCAGGGAGAAGCCCAGGGGGAGCCTCCCATCCAGGGCTTCCCCACACTGGCAGATGCCCCACGAGGGATTGTTGGGAGGGAGCGCggcctcactcccaccccagcccacccccgaGGTCACCAGCTGACCCAGCCTTGCTCTGGCTCTAGGAGGTCAACCACTACAAGGGGAAGAACTACCCCATCATGAACCTGCATGAGCGGACCCTGAGCGTGCTGGCCTGCCGGGTGAGTGCAGGCGGGCAGGTGGGCAGGCCCAGTGGCGTCTCCTTCCCAAGCTGGAGCTGCTCCTCCCCAGGACCCTCCCTGGGGTACAGGAGTCTGGGGCTTCACCATGCTGCCTCTCAGCCCCTACCCTGCAGCCTGGTGAGGCCCATCTAAC is from Physeter macrocephalus isolate SW-GA unplaced genomic scaffold, ASM283717v5 random_29, whole genome shotgun sequence and encodes:
- the SIRT7 gene encoding NAD-dependent protein deacetylase sirtuin-7 isoform X2; the encoded protein is MCRRAACREAEAEARVSPGEMAAGGLSRSERKAAERVRRLREEQQRERLRQVSRILRKAAAERSAEEGRLLAESEDLVTELQGRSRRREGLKRRQEEVCDDPEELRRKVRELASAVRNAKHLVVYTGAGISTAASIPDYRGPNGVWTLLQKGRSISAADLSEAEPTLTHMSITCLHEQKLVQHVVSQNCDGLHLRSGLPRTAMSELHGNMYIEVCTACTPNREYVRVFDVTERTALHRHQTGRTCHKCGAQLRDTIVHFGERGTLGQPLNWEAATQAASRADTILCLGSSLKWTPKDDWAALKLHGKCDDVMRLLMDELGLEIPRYSRWQDPIFSLATPLRAGEEGSHSRKSLCRSREEPGPGDRGAPLSSAPVLGGWFGRGCTKRTKRKKVT
- the SIRT7 gene encoding NAD-dependent protein deacetylase sirtuin-7 isoform X1, which encodes MCRRAACREAEAEARVSPGEMAAGGLSRSERKAAERVRRLREEQQRERLRQVSRILRKAAAERSAEEGRLLAESEDLVTELQGRSRRREGLKRRQEEVCDDPEELRRKVRELASAVRNAKHLVVYTGAGISTAASIPDYRGPNGVWTLLQKGRSISAADLSEAEPTLTHMSITCLHEQKLVQHVVSQNCDGLHLRSGLPRTAMSELHGNMYIEVCTACTPNREYVRVFDVTERTALHRHQTGRTCHKCGAQLRDTIVHFGERGTLGQPLNWEAATQAASRADTILCLGSSLKVLKKYPHLWCMTKPPSRRPKLYIVNLQWTPKDDWAALKLHGKCDDVMRLLMDELGLEIPRYSRWQDPIFSLATPLRAGEEGSHSRKSLCRSREEPGPGDRGAPLSSAPVLGGWFGRGCTKRTKRKKVT
- the PCYT2 gene encoding ethanolamine-phosphate cytidylyltransferase isoform X3; the encoded protein is MIRNGHGEAGGAERPGPGGRRAVRVWCDGCYDMVHYGHSNQLRQARAMGDHLIVGVHTDEEIAKHKGPPVFTQEERYKMVQAIKWVDEVVPAAPYVTTLETLDKYSCDFCVHGNDITLTVDGRDTYEEVKQAGRYRECKRTQGVSTTDLVGRMLLVTKAHHSSQEMSSEYREYADSFGKCPGGRNPWTGVSQFLQTSQKIIQFASGKEPQPGETVIYVAGAFDLFHIGHVDFLEKVHGLAERPYVIAGLHFDQEVNHYKGKNYPIMNLHERTLSVLACRYVSEVVIGAPYSVTAELLDHFKVDLVCHGKTEIVPDKDGSDPYEEPKRRGIFCQIDSGNDLTTDLIVQRIIKNRLEYEARNQKKEAKELAFLEAMRQQEARPERESDCDF
- the PCYT2 gene encoding ethanolamine-phosphate cytidylyltransferase isoform X1, whose product is MIRNGHGEAGGAERPGPGGRRAVRVWCDGCYDMVHYGHSNQLRQARAMGDHLIVGVHTDEEIAKHKGPPVFTQEERYKMVQAIKWVDEVVPAAPYVTTLETLDKYSCDFCVHGNDITLTVDGRDTYEEVKQAGRYRECKRTQGVSTTDLVGRMLLVTKAHHSSQEMSSEYREYADSFGKLSHPTPSRETLSSGGSSQCPGGRNPWTGVSQFLQTSQKIIQFASGKEPQPGETVIYVAGAFDLFHIGHVDFLEKVHGLAERPYVIAGLHFDQEVNHYKGKNYPIMNLHERTLSVLACRYVSEVVIGAPYSVTAELLDHFKVDLVCHGKTEIVPDKDGSDPYEEPKRRGIFCQIDSGNDLTTDLIVQRIIKNRLEYEARNQKKEAKELAFLEAMRQQEARPERESDCDF
- the PCYT2 gene encoding ethanolamine-phosphate cytidylyltransferase isoform X2, encoding MIRNGHGEAGGAERPGPGGRRAVRVWCDGCYDMVHYGHSNQLRQARAMGDHLIVGVHTDEEIAKHKGPPVFTQEERYKMVQAIKWVDEVVPAAPYVTTLETLDKYSCDFCVHGNDITLTVDGRDTYEEVKQAGRYRECKRTQGVSTTDLVGRMLLVTKAHHSSQEMSSEYREYADSFGKCPGGRNPWTGVSQFLQTSQKIIQFASGKEPQPGETVIYVAGAFDLFHIGHVDFLEKVHGLAERPYVIAGLHFDQEVNHYKGKNYPIMNLHERTLSVLACRYVSEVVIGAPYSVTAELLDHFKVDLVCHGKTEIVPDKDGSDPYEEPKRRGIFCQIDSGNDLTTDLIVQRIIKNSLKRSYLQGPEYLLLALHPTQLEMLPPWRGPGTEMTRYTACHQEKLASL